In Agromyces sp. G08B096, a genomic segment contains:
- the kdpF gene encoding K(+)-transporting ATPase subunit F, with the protein MIVFELLAAALGVAAVLYLVYALIKPERF; encoded by the coding sequence GTGATCGTCTTCGAGCTGCTCGCCGCCGCGCTGGGCGTCGCCGCCGTGCTGTACCTCGTGTACGCCCTGATCAAGCCCGAGCGGTTCTGA
- a CDS encoding TrkA family potassium uptake protein has protein sequence MVDRIRHDAPVLVIGLGRFGAATAGQLDRLGREVLAVDTDEGLVQKWSERVTHAVVADAKSIDALKQIGAQDFSIAVCAVGSSVEASVLITANLVDLKIPQIWAKAISASHGKILERIGANHVIYPEREAGERTAHLVSGRMLDFIEFDDDFALVKMYPPKPIRGKNLTESGVRSRYRVTVVGVKSPGKPFTYATEQTVVSNHDLIIVSGTEGDIEKFAALE, from the coding sequence TTGGTTGATCGCATCAGACACGACGCCCCCGTCCTCGTCATCGGCCTCGGCCGTTTCGGCGCGGCGACGGCCGGCCAGCTCGACCGCCTCGGACGCGAGGTGCTCGCCGTCGACACCGACGAGGGGCTGGTCCAGAAGTGGTCGGAGCGCGTGACCCACGCCGTGGTCGCCGACGCGAAGTCCATCGACGCGCTGAAGCAGATCGGGGCGCAGGACTTCTCGATCGCCGTGTGCGCGGTGGGGTCGTCGGTGGAGGCATCCGTGCTCATCACCGCCAACCTCGTCGACCTGAAGATCCCGCAGATCTGGGCGAAGGCGATCTCGGCCTCGCATGGCAAGATCCTCGAGCGCATCGGCGCGAACCACGTGATCTACCCCGAGCGGGAGGCCGGCGAGCGCACAGCCCACCTCGTCTCGGGCCGGATGCTCGACTTCATCGAGTTCGACGACGACTTCGCGCTCGTGAAGATGTACCCGCCGAAACCGATCCGCGGGAAGAATCTGACCGAGTCGGGCGTGCGCAGCCGGTACCGGGTCACGGTCGTTGGTGTGAAGAGCCCGGGCAAGCCGTTCACCTACGCGACGGAGCAGACGGTGGTCTCGAACCACGACCTCATCATCGTCTCGGGCACCGAGGGCGACATCGAGAAGTTCGCCGCGCTGGAGTAG
- a CDS encoding MarR family transcriptional regulator has translation MARDEQALRAAVEQSAAVLTAAGFPKMPARVLMALLVADEGGLTASELAESLGVSAAAISGGVRYLRSLGIIHRMPQPGSRREKWEIFDDAWYVALAGKNSVYGTFAATAAQALDAIGDADSAGARRTGEMVEFFRFIERKMPDLLQEWEALRDARLGEASDGVSRPPA, from the coding sequence ATGGCACGCGACGAGCAGGCACTGCGCGCGGCGGTCGAGCAATCGGCCGCCGTGCTCACCGCTGCGGGCTTCCCGAAGATGCCCGCGCGCGTCCTCATGGCCCTGCTCGTCGCCGACGAGGGCGGTCTCACCGCATCGGAGCTCGCGGAGTCGCTCGGCGTGAGCGCCGCCGCGATCTCGGGCGGCGTCCGGTACCTCCGCTCGCTCGGCATCATCCATCGGATGCCTCAGCCCGGGAGCCGCCGCGAGAAGTGGGAGATCTTCGACGACGCCTGGTACGTCGCGCTCGCGGGCAAGAACTCGGTCTACGGCACGTTCGCCGCGACGGCGGCGCAGGCGCTCGACGCGATCGGCGACGCGGATTCGGCCGGCGCCCGGCGCACGGGCGAGATGGTCGAGTTCTTCCGGTTCATCGAGCGCAAGATGCCGGATCTGCTGCAGGAGTGGGAGGCGCTGCGCGATGCCCGCCTGGGCGAGGCATCCGACGGCGTCAGCCGGCCACCAGCATGA
- a CDS encoding ABC transporter ATP-binding protein, giving the protein MTTVISARGLEKRFGRTIALDGFDLEVEAGEVHGFLGPNGAGKSTTIRILLGLARASGGRATLFGEDPWTHAAELHRRVAYVPGDVSLWPNLTGGEAIDLLSRLRGGTEDRAAYTARRQRLLEVFQLDPRKKGRAYSKGNRQKVALVAAFATPAELYILDEPTSGLDPLMEQVFNREIARVAAEGATVLLSSHILSEVEELCDRVSIIRAGRTVESGTLAELRHLTRTQIAFAADGAGAPPAIEGVHDVVVDHGRVSFTVDSDRVADLLPELGRMGVQGLTVAPPSLEELFLRHYGDELATAGEGAGA; this is encoded by the coding sequence ATGACGACAGTGATCAGTGCGCGCGGCCTCGAGAAGCGATTCGGCCGCACCATCGCGCTCGACGGATTCGACCTCGAGGTCGAAGCGGGTGAGGTCCACGGATTCCTGGGGCCCAACGGCGCCGGCAAGTCCACCACCATCCGCATCCTGCTCGGGCTCGCCAGAGCCTCCGGCGGCCGGGCCACCCTGTTCGGCGAGGACCCGTGGACGCACGCCGCCGAGCTCCATCGGCGCGTCGCCTACGTGCCCGGCGACGTGAGCCTCTGGCCGAACCTCACGGGCGGCGAGGCCATCGACCTGCTGTCGCGGCTGCGCGGCGGCACCGAGGACCGGGCCGCGTACACCGCCCGGCGTCAGCGCCTGCTCGAGGTGTTCCAGCTCGACCCCCGCAAGAAGGGCCGCGCGTACTCCAAGGGCAACCGGCAGAAGGTCGCCCTCGTCGCCGCGTTCGCGACGCCCGCCGAGCTGTACATCCTCGACGAGCCGACGAGCGGGCTCGACCCCCTGATGGAGCAGGTCTTCAACCGGGAGATCGCGCGCGTCGCGGCCGAGGGCGCGACCGTTCTGCTCTCGAGCCACATCCTCTCCGAGGTGGAGGAGCTGTGCGACCGGGTGAGCATCATCCGCGCGGGGCGCACGGTCGAGTCGGGCACGCTCGCCGAGCTCCGCCACCTCACCCGCACCCAGATCGCGTTCGCCGCCGACGGCGCGGGAGCGCCGCCCGCCATCGAGGGCGTGCACGACGTCGTCGTCGACCACGGACGCGTGAGCTTCACCGTCGACAGCGACCGGGTCGCCGACCTCCTGCCCGAGCTCGGACGGATGGGCGTGCAGGGGCTCACCGTCGCCCCGCCGTCGCTCGAGGAGCTGTTCCTCCGGCACTACGGCGACGAGCTCGCCACCGCCGGCGAGGGGGCCGGAGCGTGA
- the kdpB gene encoding potassium-transporting ATPase subunit KdpB: MAITTTDQGAASTLAQAHHAQPHSAPRAPFGPRQLVAALPGALRKLDPRLMWRSPVMFIVEIGAALTTAIAVAEPFLGGPAPSGGSDVPASFTWAIAVWLWLTVVFANLAEAVAEGRGKAQADTLRKTRTSTLARVVRGYDEVGDPAATSAELTEAASGDLRVGDHVVVEAGQLIPGDGDIVWGIASVDESAITGESAPVVRESGGDRSAVTGGTRVLSDRIVVRIASKPGETFVDRMIALVEGAARQKTPNEIALNILLASLSIVFVVVALTLNPIASYAAAPASVPVLIALLVCLIPTTIGALLSAIGIAGMDRLVQRNVLAMSGRAVEAAGDVTTLLLDKTGTITYGNRRASAFVPMPGVDEGELIRAAALASFADPTPEGASIVELAAERGIRFADAPAGEPVPFTAQTRMSGLDLADGSVVRKGAGSAVVAWVEESGRIPSGERAELQQRVEAISTGGGTPLVVAVRAADGPARLLGVVHLKDVVKDGLVERFAELRSMGIRTVMITGDNPLTAAAIAKEAGVDDFLAEATPEDKLALIKQAQEHGDLVAMTGDGTNDAPALAQADVGVAMNTGTSAAKEAGNMVDLDSDPTKLIDIVRIGKQLLITRGALTTFSIANDIAKYFAIIPAMFAGVFPGLAVLNVMQLHSPASAVLSAIVFNAVVIVFLIPLALRGVKLRTGDASSTLSRNLLVYGLGGILTPFIGIWLIDLVVRLIPGF, from the coding sequence ATGGCCATCACGACCACCGACCAGGGCGCCGCGAGCACGCTTGCGCAGGCGCACCACGCACAGCCCCATTCGGCGCCGAGGGCGCCGTTCGGCCCGCGACAGCTCGTCGCCGCGCTCCCCGGCGCGCTCCGCAAGCTCGATCCCCGCCTCATGTGGCGCAGCCCCGTCATGTTCATCGTCGAGATCGGCGCCGCGCTGACGACGGCGATCGCGGTGGCGGAGCCGTTCCTCGGCGGGCCGGCGCCCTCGGGCGGCAGCGACGTGCCGGCGAGCTTCACCTGGGCCATCGCGGTGTGGCTCTGGCTCACGGTCGTCTTCGCGAACCTCGCGGAGGCGGTCGCGGAGGGGCGCGGAAAGGCCCAGGCCGACACGCTCCGGAAGACCCGCACCTCCACGCTCGCGCGCGTCGTCCGGGGGTACGACGAGGTGGGCGACCCGGCCGCGACGTCGGCCGAGCTGACGGAGGCCGCGAGCGGCGACCTGCGCGTCGGCGATCACGTCGTCGTCGAGGCGGGGCAGTTGATCCCGGGAGACGGCGACATCGTGTGGGGCATCGCCTCCGTCGACGAGTCGGCGATCACGGGCGAGTCCGCCCCGGTCGTCCGGGAGTCGGGCGGCGACCGCAGCGCCGTGACCGGCGGCACCCGGGTGCTCTCCGACCGCATCGTCGTGCGCATCGCCTCCAAGCCCGGCGAGACGTTCGTCGACCGCATGATCGCGCTCGTCGAGGGCGCTGCCCGGCAGAAGACGCCCAACGAGATCGCGCTGAACATCCTGCTCGCGAGCCTGTCGATCGTGTTCGTGGTGGTCGCGCTGACCCTGAACCCGATCGCGTCGTACGCCGCGGCGCCCGCAAGCGTGCCGGTGCTGATCGCGCTTCTGGTCTGCCTCATCCCGACGACGATCGGCGCCCTGCTCTCCGCGATCGGCATCGCCGGCATGGACCGGCTCGTGCAGCGCAACGTCCTCGCGATGTCGGGGCGCGCGGTCGAGGCCGCGGGCGACGTGACGACGCTGCTGCTCGACAAGACCGGCACGATCACCTACGGCAACCGTCGGGCGAGCGCGTTCGTCCCGATGCCGGGCGTGGACGAGGGCGAGCTGATCCGCGCGGCCGCGCTCGCGTCGTTCGCCGACCCGACGCCCGAGGGCGCCTCGATCGTCGAACTCGCCGCGGAACGGGGCATCCGCTTCGCCGACGCGCCCGCGGGCGAGCCGGTGCCGTTCACCGCGCAGACGCGCATGTCGGGCCTCGATCTCGCCGACGGCTCCGTCGTGCGCAAGGGCGCCGGGTCGGCCGTCGTGGCGTGGGTCGAGGAGTCCGGGCGCATTCCGTCCGGCGAGCGCGCCGAGCTGCAGCAGCGCGTCGAGGCGATCTCGACCGGCGGCGGCACCCCGCTCGTCGTCGCGGTCCGCGCGGCGGACGGGCCGGCGCGCCTCCTCGGCGTCGTGCACCTGAAGGACGTCGTGAAGGACGGGCTCGTCGAGCGCTTCGCCGAACTGCGGTCGATGGGCATCCGCACCGTCATGATCACGGGCGACAACCCGCTGACGGCCGCCGCGATCGCGAAGGAGGCGGGCGTGGACGACTTTCTCGCGGAGGCCACTCCCGAGGACAAGCTCGCCCTGATCAAGCAGGCGCAGGAGCACGGCGACCTCGTCGCCATGACCGGCGACGGCACGAACGACGCCCCCGCGCTCGCGCAGGCGGATGTCGGCGTCGCGATGAACACCGGCACGTCGGCGGCGAAGGAGGCGGGCAACATGGTCGACCTCGACTCCGACCCGACGAAGCTCATCGACATCGTTCGCATCGGCAAGCAGCTGCTCATCACGCGCGGCGCGCTCACGACGTTCTCCATCGCGAACGACATCGCGAAGTACTTCGCGATCATCCCGGCGATGTTCGCGGGCGTCTTCCCCGGTCTCGCCGTGCTGAACGTCATGCAGCTGCACTCGCCCGCGTCCGCCGTGCTGTCGGCGATCGTCTTCAACGCGGTGGTCATCGTGTTCCTCATCCCGCTGGCGCTCCGCGGCGTGAAGCTGCGCACGGGCGACGCGTCATCGACGCTCAGTCGCAATCTGCTCGTCTACGGGCTCGGCGGCATCCTCACCCCCTTCATCGGCATCTGGCTCATCGACCTCGTCGTGCGCCTCATCCCCGGGTTCTGA
- a CDS encoding ABC transporter permease subunit, translating to MSELAALLGQRLRRDRWQLLLWILGTSLLAYASVSAVDDTYGEESDREEILAVAIATRTILIFRGTPNGTDEGAFVFFLLFAWLALMGGLMSTFLAVRHTRAEEEQGRAELIAATPAGRILPTVATVVHGVLANVVLGLGIAVAWIATGLDPAGSFTAGAAMAASGVAFLAFGLVAAQLFRTSRSANSWSVGFVLAAYLLRGIGDAAGTPTDDLQHVTPAWPSLLSPIGYGQMTGAYVENDLLPLLVPLAFAAVAVAGVFWLQSVRDQGASLVAGRAGRASAGGSLSSSFGLAWRLNTGILAAWTVGGIATGLLATSLSSVIEQAAGTSPEIVDTLRAAIGDDATLEQAFIATFYGVVGILAACCAVQVGIRARQEEAHGTAELVLATPVPRVRWLLEYAIVGAAVIVIVLAASAAAGVLGALAGDAPADLVPNVLEAAAAQLPACLVFLGLTLLVFAFAPRATVAVGWTIVGLGAILGTFGPILQLPDALVDLSPFAHSPVPAGEDTDWTGGFWMLGIGVAAAAIAVASMRRRELATGG from the coding sequence GTGAGCGAGCTCGCCGCACTGCTCGGCCAGCGCCTCCGGCGCGACCGGTGGCAGCTGCTGCTCTGGATCCTCGGCACGTCGCTGCTCGCGTACGCCTCGGTCTCGGCGGTGGACGACACGTACGGGGAGGAGTCCGACCGGGAGGAGATCCTCGCCGTGGCGATCGCCACGCGGACGATCCTGATCTTCCGCGGCACACCGAACGGCACCGACGAGGGCGCTTTCGTATTCTTCCTCCTATTCGCCTGGCTCGCCCTCATGGGCGGCCTGATGAGCACGTTCCTCGCGGTGCGGCACACCCGCGCCGAGGAGGAGCAGGGCCGGGCCGAGCTGATCGCGGCGACGCCGGCCGGGCGAATCCTGCCGACCGTCGCGACCGTGGTGCACGGCGTGCTCGCGAACGTCGTGCTCGGGCTCGGCATCGCCGTGGCCTGGATCGCGACGGGGCTCGACCCGGCGGGCTCGTTCACCGCGGGAGCGGCGATGGCGGCCTCCGGGGTCGCGTTCCTCGCCTTCGGGCTGGTCGCCGCGCAGCTGTTCCGCACCTCGCGGTCGGCGAACAGCTGGTCGGTCGGGTTCGTGCTGGCGGCGTACCTCCTCCGCGGCATCGGCGATGCGGCCGGCACCCCGACCGACGATCTGCAGCACGTGACGCCCGCGTGGCCGAGCCTGCTCTCGCCCATCGGGTACGGCCAGATGACGGGCGCCTACGTCGAGAACGACCTGCTTCCGCTCCTGGTGCCCCTGGCGTTCGCGGCCGTGGCGGTCGCCGGGGTGTTCTGGCTGCAGTCGGTGCGCGACCAGGGTGCGAGCCTCGTCGCCGGGCGTGCAGGCCGTGCCTCGGCCGGCGGCTCGCTGTCGTCCTCCTTCGGCCTGGCGTGGCGACTGAACACCGGCATCCTCGCGGCGTGGACGGTGGGCGGCATCGCCACCGGCCTCCTCGCCACCTCGCTCTCGTCGGTCATCGAGCAGGCCGCGGGCACCTCGCCGGAGATCGTCGACACGCTGCGCGCCGCGATCGGCGACGACGCGACGCTCGAGCAGGCCTTCATCGCGACGTTCTACGGCGTCGTCGGCATCCTGGCGGCCTGCTGCGCCGTGCAGGTCGGCATCCGGGCGCGGCAGGAGGAGGCGCACGGCACGGCGGAGCTCGTCCTCGCGACCCCGGTGCCGCGCGTCCGCTGGCTGCTCGAGTACGCGATCGTCGGCGCCGCGGTGATCGTCATCGTGCTGGCCGCCTCGGCGGCGGCCGGCGTGCTCGGCGCGCTCGCCGGCGACGCCCCGGCCGACCTGGTCCCGAACGTCCTCGAGGCTGCGGCGGCGCAGCTGCCCGCGTGCCTGGTCTTCCTCGGCCTGACGCTGCTCGTGTTCGCGTTCGCCCCGCGGGCGACGGTCGCGGTGGGCTGGACGATCGTCGGCCTCGGCGCGATCCTCGGCACGTTCGGCCCGATCCTGCAGCTGCCCGACGCGTTGGTCGACCTGTCGCCGTTCGCGCACTCCCCCGTTCCGGCGGGCGAGGACACCGACTGGACGGGCGGGTTCTGGATGCTCGGCATCGGCGTCGCCGCCGCCGCGATCGCGGTCGCGTCGATGCGTCGGAGGGAACTCGCGACCGGCGGCTGA
- the kdpC gene encoding potassium-transporting ATPase subunit KdpC, whose translation MSTTRTTVRTHWVAIRAMAVFTLVLGVGYPLVVTGIGQLALPAQTNGSLVRDADGEVVGSSLIGQSFTDASGDPAPEWFQPRPSAAGDGYDAGASSGSNLGPENPDLVAAIAERKAQVAAFDGVSEAEVPADAVTASASGLDPHISPEYARLQVARVAEARGLAESAVADLVESRIQARDLGYLGEPSVNVLELNLALAELEG comes from the coding sequence ATGAGCACCACCCGCACCACCGTCCGCACCCACTGGGTCGCGATCCGGGCGATGGCGGTCTTCACCCTCGTCCTCGGCGTCGGCTACCCCCTCGTCGTCACCGGCATCGGGCAGCTCGCGCTGCCGGCCCAGACGAACGGCTCGCTCGTGCGCGACGCCGACGGCGAGGTCGTCGGCTCGTCGCTCATCGGGCAGTCGTTCACGGATGCCTCGGGCGACCCGGCGCCCGAGTGGTTCCAGCCGCGGCCGTCGGCGGCCGGCGACGGTTACGACGCCGGCGCGTCGAGCGGCAGCAACCTCGGTCCCGAGAACCCCGACCTCGTCGCCGCGATCGCCGAACGGAAGGCCCAGGTCGCCGCGTTCGACGGCGTGTCCGAGGCGGAGGTCCCGGCCGACGCCGTCACCGCATCGGCGTCGGGCCTCGACCCCCACATCAGCCCCGAGTACGCCCGGCTGCAGGTCGCCCGCGTCGCCGAGGCCCGCGGGCTCGCGGAATCGGCCGTCGCCGACCTCGTGGAGTCTAGGATTCAGGCACGGGACCTCGGGTACCTGGGCGAGCCGAGCGTGAACGTGCTCGAGCTGAACCTCGCCCTCGCCGAGCTGGAGGGGTAG
- a CDS encoding sensor histidine kinase KdpD, giving the protein MRRGRLRVLLGAAPGVGKTYAMLEEGRRLRSEGRDVVVAFVETHGRRATAAMVAGLEVVPRRTLSHRGLALEELDLDAVLRRRPDVALVDELAHSNAPGSRHEKRWQDVEELLEAGIDVISTVNTQHIESLGDVVLEITGAEQRETVPDRVLRAADQIEVVDLAPEALRDRLANGLVYPAERIDAALSNYFRLGNLTALRELALLWLADEVDQALKAYRAEHGIDRKWEARERVVVALTGGPEGETLVRRGARIASRSSGGELIAVHVTAPDGMRARHPGALDAQRALVEQLGGTFHQVVGEDVPRALVEFARASDATQLVIGVSRRSRLAAAFTGPGIGATVIRESGDIDVHIVTHAAAGSGFSLPKAGGALSRRRLVWGFALALVAGPLLSWLLRALHTETSITSDVLAYQLLVIVVALVGGIWPGLFAAVLSGITLNVLFVEPLYTLTIADPRQFLALVFYVANALLVSYVVDQAARRSRTARRAAAESELLATIAGSVLRGEDALQAMVTRTREAFGLTGVRLLVDGEPRVADGEPARDDRVTNVPIGRRGVLELHGPDLAASERRVLQVIAAQLDAAIEHGALANAARTADALAETDKVRSALLAAVGHDLRRPLTSASAAISALRSDEVALPAAQRTELLDTAAESLDSLAALVTNLLDVSRVQAGALAVQISAVEIADVVLAALDELGLGPGEVELDLPEDAPAVLADAGLLQRVLVNLLANAVRHSPDHARVRVSASGFRGRVELRIADRGPGIPAERREDVFTPFQRLGDTDNETGLGLGLALSKGFVEGMDGTLDAEDTPGGGLTMVVRLPAAGEGAR; this is encoded by the coding sequence ATGCGGAGGGGGCGGCTTCGAGTGCTCCTCGGTGCCGCTCCGGGCGTCGGCAAGACCTACGCGATGCTCGAGGAGGGCCGGCGGCTGCGCAGCGAGGGCCGGGACGTCGTCGTGGCCTTCGTCGAGACGCACGGCCGGCGGGCCACCGCCGCGATGGTCGCCGGGCTCGAGGTCGTCCCCCGGCGGACGCTGTCGCACCGCGGCCTGGCGCTGGAGGAGCTCGACCTCGACGCGGTCCTCCGGCGCCGCCCCGACGTGGCGCTCGTCGACGAGCTCGCGCACTCCAATGCGCCGGGGTCGCGGCACGAGAAGCGGTGGCAGGACGTCGAGGAGCTGCTCGAGGCCGGCATCGACGTGATCTCGACGGTGAACACCCAGCACATCGAGTCGCTCGGCGATGTGGTGCTCGAGATCACGGGCGCCGAGCAGCGCGAGACGGTGCCCGACCGGGTGCTGAGGGCCGCCGACCAGATCGAGGTCGTCGACCTCGCCCCCGAGGCGCTGCGCGACCGACTCGCGAACGGGCTCGTCTACCCCGCCGAGCGGATCGACGCGGCGCTGTCGAACTACTTCCGGCTCGGCAACCTCACGGCCCTGCGGGAGCTCGCGCTGCTGTGGCTGGCCGACGAGGTCGATCAGGCGCTGAAGGCCTACCGCGCCGAGCACGGCATCGACCGCAAGTGGGAGGCGCGGGAGCGCGTGGTGGTCGCCCTCACCGGCGGCCCCGAGGGCGAGACGCTCGTGCGCCGCGGCGCGCGGATCGCGTCGCGGTCGTCGGGCGGCGAGCTCATCGCGGTGCACGTCACCGCGCCGGACGGCATGCGGGCGAGGCATCCGGGCGCCCTCGACGCGCAGCGCGCGCTCGTCGAGCAGCTGGGCGGCACCTTCCACCAGGTGGTCGGCGAGGACGTGCCGCGTGCGCTCGTCGAGTTCGCGAGGGCGTCGGATGCCACGCAGCTGGTCATCGGCGTGAGCCGCCGGTCCCGGCTCGCGGCGGCGTTCACGGGCCCCGGCATCGGCGCGACGGTCATCCGCGAGTCGGGCGACATCGACGTGCACATCGTCACGCACGCCGCCGCCGGCTCGGGCTTCTCGCTGCCGAAGGCGGGGGGCGCGCTCAGCCGCAGGCGTCTCGTCTGGGGGTTCGCGCTGGCGCTCGTCGCCGGGCCGCTCCTCAGCTGGCTGCTGCGCGCACTGCACACGGAGACCTCGATCACGAGCGACGTGCTCGCGTACCAGCTGCTCGTGATCGTCGTCGCCCTGGTCGGGGGCATCTGGCCGGGGCTGTTCGCCGCCGTGCTGTCGGGCATCACCCTCAACGTGCTCTTCGTCGAGCCGCTCTACACGCTCACGATCGCCGACCCCCGCCAGTTCCTCGCCCTCGTCTTCTACGTCGCCAACGCGCTCCTCGTGAGCTACGTCGTCGATCAGGCCGCCCGCCGGAGCCGCACGGCACGCCGGGCCGCCGCCGAGTCCGAGCTGCTCGCCACGATCGCGGGCAGCGTGCTCCGCGGCGAGGACGCGCTGCAGGCGATGGTGACGCGCACGCGCGAGGCGTTCGGGCTGACGGGGGTGCGGCTCCTCGTCGACGGCGAGCCGCGGGTCGCCGACGGCGAGCCGGCCCGCGACGACCGGGTGACGAACGTGCCCATCGGGCGTCGCGGCGTGCTCGAGCTGCACGGACCCGACCTCGCGGCGTCCGAGCGCCGGGTGCTGCAGGTCATCGCCGCCCAGCTGGATGCCGCGATCGAGCACGGCGCGCTCGCGAACGCGGCACGGACCGCCGATGCGCTCGCGGAGACCGACAAGGTGCGCTCCGCGCTGCTCGCGGCGGTCGGGCACGATCTGCGCCGTCCGCTCACGTCGGCGTCGGCGGCGATCAGCGCGCTCCGCTCCGACGAGGTGGCCCTGCCCGCGGCGCAGCGGACCGAGCTGCTCGACACCGCGGCGGAGAGCCTCGACTCGCTCGCCGCGCTCGTGACGAACCTGCTCGACGTGAGCCGGGTGCAGGCCGGCGCGCTCGCGGTGCAGATCTCCGCGGTCGAGATCGCCGACGTCGTGCTCGCAGCCCTCGACGAGCTGGGCCTCGGCCCCGGCGAGGTCGAGCTCGACCTGCCCGAGGACGCCCCCGCCGTGCTCGCCGACGCGGGTCTGCTGCAGCGGGTGCTCGTGAACCTGCTGGCGAACGCCGTCCGGCACTCCCCCGACCACGCACGCGTGCGCGTCTCGGCCTCGGGGTTCCGCGGCCGGGTCGAGCTCCGCATCGCCGATCGCGGGCCGGGGATCCCCGCCGAGCGACGCGAGGACGTGTTCACGCCGTTCCAGCGGCTCGGCGACACCGACAACGAGACGGGGCTGGGGCTCGGACTGGCGCTCTCGAAAGGGTTCGTCGAGGGCATGGACGGCACGCTCGACGCCGAGGACACCCCGGGCGGCGGCCTCACGATGGTGGTGCGGCTGCCGGCCGCCGGGGAGGGGGCGCGGTGA
- the kdpA gene encoding potassium-transporting ATPase subunit KdpA codes for MGALFAVLQAATLALILALLYRPLGDWLAHVYTMTKDWRLERGIYRVVGVDPRSEQTWGAYLRGVLAFSLIGVLLVYLLQRAQAVLPYSLGLPAVPEGLAFNTAASFVANTNWQSYSPELTMGYTVQLAGLAVQNFVSAAVGIGVAIALVRGFARRRSGTIGNVWVDLVRGSFRVLLPISLVGAVVLLAGGVIQNFAGFTEVGTLAGGSQTLPGGPVASQEAIKLLGTNGGGFFNANSAHPFENPTAWTSLVQNVLMLAIPFALPRAFGRMVGSNRQGLAILGVMATLFVVSLTALSLLEARGAGTAPELAGAALEGKEQRFGIFASTLFGSTSTLTSTGAVNSMHDSYTALGGMMPMLNMMLGEVAPGGVGSGLYGMLVLAVIAVFIAGLLVGRTPEYLGKKIGPREIKLASLYILVTPTLVLAGTALSFAVPGIREDVVSTSIWNPGVHGLSEVLYAFTSASNNNGSAFAGLTANTPWLNTALGVAMLLGRFIPIVFVLALAGSLAAQDTVPATAGTLPTHRPQFVGLLAGVTVIVTALTYFPVLTLGPLAEGLI; via the coding sequence ATGGGCGCGCTCTTCGCCGTCCTGCAGGCGGCCACCCTCGCCCTCATCCTCGCGCTGCTCTACCGCCCCCTGGGCGACTGGCTCGCCCACGTCTACACGATGACGAAGGACTGGCGCCTCGAGCGCGGCATCTACCGCGTCGTCGGCGTCGACCCCCGTTCGGAGCAGACCTGGGGCGCCTACCTCCGCGGCGTGCTCGCGTTCAGCCTCATCGGCGTGCTCCTCGTGTACCTGCTGCAGCGAGCGCAGGCCGTGCTGCCGTACTCGCTCGGCCTCCCCGCCGTGCCGGAGGGGCTCGCATTCAACACCGCCGCCTCGTTCGTCGCGAACACGAACTGGCAGTCGTACTCGCCCGAGCTGACGATGGGCTACACCGTCCAGCTCGCGGGACTCGCCGTGCAGAACTTCGTGTCCGCCGCGGTCGGCATCGGGGTGGCGATCGCGCTCGTCCGCGGCTTCGCCCGCCGCCGCTCCGGCACGATCGGCAATGTGTGGGTCGACCTGGTTCGCGGCTCGTTCCGCGTGCTGCTGCCGATCTCGCTCGTGGGCGCCGTCGTGCTCCTCGCGGGCGGCGTGATCCAGAACTTCGCCGGGTTCACCGAGGTCGGCACGCTGGCCGGCGGCTCGCAGACGCTGCCGGGCGGCCCCGTCGCGAGCCAGGAGGCGATCAAGCTCCTCGGCACGAACGGCGGCGGCTTCTTCAACGCCAACTCCGCGCATCCCTTCGAGAACCCGACGGCGTGGACGAGCCTCGTGCAGAACGTCCTCATGCTCGCCATCCCGTTCGCGCTGCCCCGCGCATTCGGCCGGATGGTCGGCTCGAACCGGCAGGGTTTGGCGATCCTCGGCGTGATGGCAACCCTGTTCGTCGTCTCGCTCACCGCGCTCAGCCTGCTGGAGGCGCGCGGGGCCGGCACGGCGCCCGAGCTGGCCGGGGCGGCGCTCGAGGGCAAGGAGCAGCGCTTCGGCATCTTCGCCTCGACGCTCTTCGGCTCGACGTCGACCCTGACCTCGACTGGTGCGGTCAACTCCATGCACGACTCGTACACGGCCCTCGGCGGCATGATGCCGATGCTGAACATGATGCTCGGCGAGGTCGCCCCCGGCGGTGTCGGCTCGGGCCTGTACGGCATGCTCGTGCTCGCGGTCATCGCGGTGTTCATCGCCGGGCTCCTGGTGGGGCGAACGCCCGAGTACCTCGGCAAGAAGATCGGGCCGCGCGAGATCAAGCTCGCGAGCCTGTACATCCTCGTGACGCCGACGCTCGTGCTCGCCGGCACCGCGCTGAGCTTCGCGGTCCCCGGCATCCGCGAGGACGTCGTCTCGACGTCGATCTGGAACCCGGGCGTCCACGGCCTCTCCGAGGTGCTCTACGCGTTCACCTCCGCCTCGAACAACAACGGGTCGGCCTTCGCGGGGCTCACGGCGAACACCCCGTGGCTGAACACGGCGCTCGGCGTGGCGATGCTGCTCGGCCGGTTCATCCCGATCGTGTTCGTGCTCGCGCTCGCCGGCAGCCTCGCCGCGCAGGACACGGTCCCGGCCACCGCCGGCACGCTTCCCACCCACCGGCCGCAGTTCGTCGGTCTCCTCGCGGGCGTCACCGTCATCGTGACGGCGCTCACCTACTTCCCCGTTCTCACGCTGGGTCCCCTGGCGGAAGGGCTGATCTGA